One part of the Alistipes onderdonkii genome encodes these proteins:
- a CDS encoding DUF4434 domain-containing protein, whose translation MKTSSRRNFLKKVVVTAASAVAVPGLVKAASELGAEGMDDALAASAPGHGGLIVPKGEGLRITGTFLDEISHDIPHQNWGEKEWDADFRHMKSIGIDTVIGIRSGYRKFITYPSPYLLKKGCYMPSVDLLDLFLRLAGKYGMKFYFGLYDSGEYWDTGDMSHEVEHNKYVIDEVWNMYGRKYESFGGWYLSGEISRATKGAIGTFHALGKQCKEVSGGLPTFISPWIDGKKAVMASGSKLTKEQAVSVEQHEREWDEIFDGIHDVVDACAFQDGHIDYDELDAFFAVNKRLADKYGMQCWTNAESFDRDMPIKFLPIKFDKLRMKLEAAMRAGYDKAITFEFSHFMSPQSAYLQAGHLFDRYKEYFNIR comes from the coding sequence ATGAAAACTTCGAGTCGAAGGAATTTTCTTAAGAAAGTAGTTGTGACGGCGGCTTCGGCTGTCGCCGTCCCCGGACTGGTCAAGGCAGCTTCGGAGTTGGGTGCAGAAGGGATGGACGATGCCCTGGCCGCATCCGCTCCGGGGCACGGCGGGCTGATCGTCCCAAAGGGGGAAGGGTTGCGCATCACGGGTACGTTCCTCGACGAAATTTCGCACGACATCCCGCACCAGAACTGGGGCGAGAAGGAGTGGGACGCCGATTTTCGCCATATGAAGTCGATCGGCATCGACACGGTGATCGGGATTCGCTCGGGCTACCGCAAGTTCATCACCTACCCTTCGCCCTACCTGCTCAAAAAAGGGTGTTACATGCCGTCGGTCGACCTGCTCGACCTGTTCCTGCGCCTGGCCGGCAAGTACGGCATGAAGTTCTACTTCGGGCTTTACGACTCGGGCGAATACTGGGACACGGGCGACATGTCGCATGAGGTCGAACATAACAAATATGTAATCGACGAGGTGTGGAACATGTACGGCCGCAAATACGAGAGTTTCGGCGGCTGGTACCTGAGTGGCGAGATCAGCCGTGCCACCAAGGGTGCCATCGGGACGTTCCATGCCCTGGGCAAACAGTGCAAGGAGGTTTCGGGCGGGCTGCCCACCTTCATCTCGCCGTGGATCGACGGCAAGAAGGCCGTGATGGCCAGCGGGAGCAAACTGACCAAGGAGCAGGCTGTTTCCGTCGAGCAGCACGAACGCGAATGGGACGAGATATTCGACGGGATTCACGATGTGGTGGATGCCTGTGCGTTTCAGGACGGGCATATCGACTACGACGAGCTGGACGCGTTCTTCGCGGTCAACAAACGCTTGGCCGACAAGTACGGCATGCAATGCTGGACCAACGCCGAGTCGTTCGACCGCGACATGCCCATCAAATTCCTGCCCATCAAGTTCGACAAGCTGCGCATGAAGCTCGAAGCCGCCATGCGTGCGGGCTACGACAAGGCCATCACGTTCGAATTTTCGCATTTCATGAGCCCCCAGTCGGCATACCTGCAGGCGGGACATCTCTTCGACCGTTACAAGGAATACTTTAACATCCGTTAG
- a CDS encoding sugar porter family MFS transporter, with protein MKSQTNTGYVAFLSLVAAIGGILFGYDTAVISGTISGVASQFSLDAMQQGWFVGCALVGSIGGVAVAGVLSDRFGRKLTMLLSAVLFTVSAVGCAVSADFIQLVVYRIVGGVGIGVVSIVSPMYISEVAVARWRGTLVSLYQLAITVGFLAAYLVNFQILKSAETAAYASPWMQKIWVTELWRGMFGAETLPALLFFTVIFFIPESPRWLVLRGRDVRAHAVLQRIYRSSEAADEEIAAVHGTASASSKSEWRVLFEPGIRKAVVIGVFIAILGQFMGVNAVLYYGPTIFENAGLSSGDSLFSQVLVGVVNMLTSVLALVIIDRVGRKQLVYWGVSGMIVSLLCIGFYFMCGAALGLPSVFLLVFFLAYIFCCAVSICAVVWVLLSEMYPTRVRGLAMSIAGLALWVGTYLIGQLTPWMLENLTPAGTFFLFAAMCVPYMLIIWRAVPETTGRSLEEIEKYWQKNE; from the coding sequence ATGAAATCACAGACGAATACGGGATATGTGGCATTCCTGTCACTGGTAGCCGCCATAGGCGGGATTTTGTTCGGGTACGACACGGCGGTCATTTCGGGTACGATATCCGGTGTGGCCTCGCAGTTCTCGCTGGACGCCATGCAGCAGGGATGGTTCGTCGGGTGTGCGCTCGTCGGTTCGATCGGCGGCGTGGCCGTGGCCGGAGTGCTGAGCGACCGTTTCGGGCGCAAGCTGACGATGTTGCTGTCGGCCGTGCTGTTCACCGTTTCGGCCGTCGGCTGTGCCGTCAGTGCCGACTTCATCCAACTGGTCGTTTATCGCATCGTGGGCGGTGTGGGCATCGGCGTGGTGTCGATCGTTTCGCCGATGTATATTTCCGAGGTCGCCGTGGCGCGCTGGCGCGGGACACTCGTGTCGCTTTACCAGCTGGCCATCACGGTCGGGTTCCTGGCGGCCTACCTCGTGAACTTCCAGATACTCAAATCGGCCGAAACGGCCGCCTACGCCTCCCCGTGGATGCAGAAGATATGGGTTACGGAGTTGTGGCGCGGCATGTTCGGTGCCGAAACGCTGCCTGCGCTGCTCTTCTTCACCGTTATATTCTTCATTCCCGAAAGCCCCCGCTGGCTCGTGCTGCGCGGCCGCGACGTGCGGGCGCATGCCGTGTTGCAGCGCATCTACCGTTCGTCGGAAGCCGCCGACGAGGAGATCGCTGCCGTACACGGCACGGCTTCCGCCTCGTCGAAGTCCGAATGGCGCGTGCTGTTCGAGCCGGGTATCCGCAAGGCGGTCGTCATAGGCGTTTTCATCGCCATCCTGGGGCAGTTCATGGGCGTGAACGCCGTGCTGTACTACGGCCCGACGATCTTCGAAAATGCAGGGCTGTCGAGCGGCGATTCGCTCTTCTCGCAGGTGCTCGTGGGTGTGGTCAACATGCTGACCTCGGTGCTGGCGCTTGTCATCATCGACCGCGTGGGACGCAAACAACTGGTCTACTGGGGTGTGTCGGGCATGATCGTTTCGCTGCTCTGCATCGGGTTCTATTTTATGTGCGGCGCGGCGCTGGGATTGCCCAGCGTATTCCTGCTGGTGTTCTTCCTGGCCTATATTTTCTGCTGCGCCGTTTCTATCTGCGCCGTGGTGTGGGTGCTGCTCTCGGAGATGTACCCCACCCGGGTGCGCGGGCTGGCGATGTCGATCGCCGGGCTTGCGCTGTGGGTGGGCACCTACCTCATCGGGCAGCTGACGCCGTGGATGCTCGAAAACCTTACGCCCGCCGGCACGTTCTTCCTCTTCGCGGCGATGTGCGTCCCCTATATGTTGATTATCTGGCGTGCCGTTCCCGAAACCACGGGGCGCTCGCTTGAAGAAATAGAGAAATACTGGCAAAAAAATGAATAA
- a CDS encoding AGE family epimerase/isomerase produces MDFQKLAGEYKSELLDSVLPFWLEHSQDKQYGGYFTCLERDGSVYDTDKFIWLQGREVWLFSMLYNKVAKRPEWLECALQGAEFLKKYGHDGNYNWYFSLTRNGRPLVDPYNIFSYTFATMAFAQLAIASGDTGYAAIAKKTFDRVLEKRSNPKGKWCKAHPGTRPIKDFALPMILCNLSLEIEQLIDKQLIDQTIETCLHEVMEVFYQKDLGLIVENVSAEDNSLVDSFEGRSVNPGHSLEAMWFIMDLGKRLGRPELIDKAVKIALSTIEYGWDKQYGGIFYFMDRLGRPQQQLEWDQKLWWVHIESAITMIKAYQLTGNKECLAWFQKLHDYMWTHFKDPKYPEWFGYLNRRGEVLLPLKGGKWKGCFHVPRGLYQIWQILEQCK; encoded by the coding sequence ATGGATTTTCAGAAACTGGCCGGCGAGTATAAGTCGGAGCTGCTGGACAGCGTCCTGCCGTTTTGGCTCGAACACTCCCAGGATAAACAATACGGGGGGTATTTCACCTGCCTCGAACGCGACGGCAGCGTCTACGACACCGACAAGTTCATCTGGCTGCAAGGCCGCGAGGTGTGGCTTTTCTCGATGCTCTATAACAAGGTGGCGAAACGCCCCGAGTGGCTTGAGTGTGCTTTGCAGGGGGCGGAGTTCCTGAAGAAATACGGCCATGACGGCAATTACAACTGGTATTTCTCGCTCACGCGCAACGGCCGGCCGCTGGTCGACCCTTACAACATTTTCTCGTATACGTTCGCCACGATGGCCTTCGCGCAGCTGGCCATCGCCTCGGGCGACACCGGGTATGCCGCCATCGCCAAAAAAACTTTCGACCGGGTGCTCGAGAAGCGTTCGAACCCCAAGGGCAAGTGGTGCAAGGCACATCCGGGGACGCGTCCGATCAAGGATTTCGCGCTGCCGATGATCCTGTGCAACTTGTCGCTCGAAATCGAGCAGCTCATCGACAAGCAACTCATCGACCAAACGATCGAAACATGCCTGCACGAGGTGATGGAGGTCTTTTACCAGAAAGACCTCGGGCTTATCGTCGAGAATGTCTCGGCGGAAGACAATTCGCTGGTCGACTCCTTCGAGGGACGCTCGGTCAACCCGGGGCATTCGCTCGAGGCGATGTGGTTCATCATGGACTTGGGTAAGCGGCTCGGTCGTCCCGAACTGATCGACAAAGCCGTGAAGATCGCGCTTTCGACCATCGAATACGGCTGGGACAAGCAATACGGCGGCATATTCTATTTCATGGATCGTCTCGGGCGTCCGCAGCAGCAGCTCGAATGGGATCAGAAACTGTGGTGGGTGCATATCGAATCCGCGATCACGATGATCAAGGCTTACCAGTTGACGGGCAACAAGGAGTGCCTCGCGTGGTTCCAGAAACTGCACGATTACATGTGGACGCACTTCAAAGATCCGAAATATCCCGAATGGTTCGGTTACCTCAACCGCCGCGGGGAGGTACTCCTCCCGCTCAAGGGCGGCAAGTGGAAGGGCTGTTTCCATGTTCCGCGCGGACTTTACCAGATATGGCAGATCCTCGAACAATGCAAATAG
- a CDS encoding FAD-dependent oxidoreductase, with translation MTRIGFLLSAVLSLAIGHVRPAQAKTIRRTVDVLVIGGTTSGTSAAIAAARQGAATLVVEPTPMLGGMFSAQGVPAADGNHHLPSGLWNEFREALRAHYGGAEALATGWVSNTLFEPHVADSIFRAMAAAEPRLEVLHGYVLDKVYKRGNCVTGARFSRSGGDRLEVSARITVDATDLGDALPMSGTPYRIGMDARADTGEALAPAEANDIVQDLTFVAILKDYGKGADKTIPRPEGYDPAEFAAACQTAAGQPIPAEVMLNYGRLPNGKYMLNWPVNGNDVYMNIVEVPYARRDAALRPAREKTLRFIYYIQHELGFSHLGIADDEFGTADGLAYLPYHREGRRLDGVIRLTLDDVADRYGRPSALYRTGISVGDYPVDHHHDCRPQIGKIPFPPVPSFSVPMGVMIPAGTDNLVVSDKAISVSNLINGSTRLQPVVLLTGQAAGTLAAIAAREGCTPREVPVRRLQAALLAQNAYIAPLYDVKPDDPDFAMLQRIAATGILRMTGEPFQWANRTWFYPERGISVGEFSRGLHDYAPQVEVSDDPAPLTAASAAAMLRKAGAAVAADGTEPLTRREAARMTDEALHPFDRDIDFEGNLIK, from the coding sequence ATGACACGTATAGGATTCTTACTTTCGGCGGTATTGTCCCTCGCAATCGGGCACGTACGTCCCGCACAAGCCAAAACGATACGCCGCACGGTCGACGTGCTGGTTATCGGCGGCACGACCTCGGGCACTTCGGCGGCCATCGCCGCGGCGCGTCAGGGGGCGGCCACGCTGGTCGTCGAACCCACGCCCATGCTCGGGGGGATGTTCTCGGCGCAGGGCGTCCCGGCTGCCGACGGTAACCACCACCTGCCCTCGGGGCTGTGGAACGAATTTCGCGAGGCTCTGCGCGCCCATTACGGCGGGGCCGAAGCGCTTGCCACGGGCTGGGTGAGCAACACGCTCTTCGAGCCCCATGTGGCGGACAGCATCTTCAGGGCGATGGCTGCGGCCGAGCCGCGGCTCGAAGTCCTGCACGGGTATGTGCTCGATAAGGTATACAAGCGCGGCAACTGCGTGACGGGCGCCCGTTTCTCGCGTAGCGGGGGCGACAGGCTCGAGGTCTCGGCTCGTATTACGGTCGATGCCACCGACCTGGGCGATGCGCTGCCCATGAGCGGTACGCCCTACCGCATCGGCATGGACGCCCGTGCCGATACGGGCGAGGCGCTGGCGCCTGCCGAGGCGAACGACATCGTGCAAGACCTGACTTTCGTCGCCATCCTCAAGGATTACGGCAAGGGTGCCGACAAGACCATCCCCCGCCCCGAAGGGTACGATCCTGCGGAGTTCGCTGCGGCCTGCCAGACCGCTGCGGGGCAGCCGATCCCGGCGGAGGTGATGCTCAACTACGGCCGCCTGCCCAATGGCAAATACATGCTCAACTGGCCGGTCAACGGCAACGACGTCTACATGAATATCGTCGAGGTGCCCTATGCCCGGCGTGACGCCGCGCTGCGCCCCGCCCGCGAGAAGACCCTGCGGTTCATCTACTATATCCAGCACGAACTGGGTTTCAGCCACCTGGGGATCGCCGATGACGAGTTCGGCACCGCAGACGGATTGGCATACCTGCCTTACCACCGCGAGGGGCGGCGCCTGGACGGGGTGATCCGCTTGACGCTCGATGACGTGGCGGATCGTTACGGCCGCCCGTCGGCACTTTACCGTACCGGCATTTCGGTCGGCGACTATCCCGTCGACCACCACCACGATTGCCGTCCTCAGATCGGGAAGATACCCTTCCCGCCCGTGCCGTCGTTTTCGGTGCCGATGGGGGTGATGATCCCTGCCGGGACGGACAACCTGGTGGTTTCGGACAAGGCCATATCGGTTTCGAACCTTATCAACGGTTCGACGCGCCTGCAGCCGGTAGTCTTGCTCACGGGACAGGCGGCAGGGACGTTGGCGGCCATCGCCGCCCGGGAAGGGTGTACGCCCCGCGAAGTCCCGGTGCGCAGGTTGCAGGCCGCCCTGCTGGCGCAGAATGCGTATATCGCGCCGTTGTACGACGTGAAACCCGACGACCCCGACTTCGCGATGTTGCAGCGCATCGCAGCGACGGGCATCCTGCGTATGACGGGCGAGCCGTTCCAGTGGGCGAACCGCACGTGGTTCTATCCCGAGCGCGGGATCTCCGTCGGTGAGTTCAGCCGCGGCCTGCACGACTATGCGCCGCAGGTCGAAGTGTCCGACGACCCCGCGCCGCTTACGGCGGCGTCGGCTGCCGCCATGCTCCGCAAGGCCGGCGCTGCCGTCGCTGCCGACGGTACGGAGCCCCTGACGCGGCGTGAAGCGGCGCGGATGACGGACGAAGCGCTGCATCCGTTCGACCGCGACATTGATTTCGAAGGAAACTTGATAAAATAA
- a CDS encoding GDSL-type esterase/lipase family protein produces MKKLILLLLASAVATTAAAQAQRDTLTFNNDYYFSKRNVEELVPVTGQNIVMLGNSLTERGFWAEYFQGKRVLNRGIGGDCISGMINRVQPIVDGRPKAIFIMGGANDLLFSKISNEKLLQQYERLLDIIARETPRTKVYIQSLLPLNEAHNETFMKGKNARFAEFNALLRAMAERRGLTFIDIWSAMQRNGELPEEYTFDGIHLKAAGYAVWIEKIRPYVK; encoded by the coding sequence ATGAAGAAACTCATCCTCCTGCTGCTGGCCTCTGCCGTCGCGACGACCGCAGCCGCACAGGCGCAGCGCGATACGCTGACCTTCAACAACGACTATTATTTCTCCAAGCGCAATGTCGAGGAACTGGTGCCGGTCACCGGGCAAAATATCGTGATGCTGGGCAACAGCCTTACCGAACGAGGTTTCTGGGCGGAGTATTTCCAGGGGAAACGCGTGCTCAACCGCGGCATCGGCGGCGACTGCATATCGGGCATGATCAACCGCGTGCAGCCGATCGTCGACGGACGACCGAAGGCCATCTTCATCATGGGTGGTGCCAACGACCTGCTTTTCTCGAAGATTTCGAACGAGAAACTCTTGCAGCAGTACGAACGCCTGCTGGACATCATTGCCCGGGAGACACCCCGCACGAAGGTCTATATCCAGAGCCTGCTGCCGCTCAACGAGGCGCATAACGAAACTTTTATGAAAGGCAAGAATGCCCGTTTCGCCGAGTTCAACGCACTGCTGCGTGCGATGGCCGAACGCCGCGGGCTGACCTTCATCGACATCTGGAGCGCTATGCAGCGCAACGGGGAACTGCCCGAAGAGTACACGTTCGACGGCATCCACCTCAAGGCGGCGGGTTATGCCGTGTGGATCGAGAAAATCAGGCCCTACGTCAAATAA